TCTTTCTAGGGTGAATTATATGGAACTATACGATGTCGATGAATTCTGGAAGTTTCAGATGAAAGTTGGACTTGTGAAGAAAGCTGAAAAGATTAAGAGGACAAAGAAGTTAATTAAATTGATAGTTGACTTTGGAAATGAGGAGAGAACGATAGTTACAGGTATAGCAGATCAGATACCTCCTGAAGAACTTGAAGGAAAGAAGTTTATATTTGTAGTTAACTTAAAGCCGAAAAAATTTTCAGGAGTAGAAAGTCAAGGTATGCTGATCCTTGCCGAGACTGAGGAT
This Pyrococcus horikoshii OT3 DNA region includes the following protein-coding sequences:
- the metG gene encoding methionine--tRNA ligase subunit beta, whose translation is MELYDVDEFWKFQMKVGLVKKAEKIKRTKKLIKLIVDFGNEERTIVTGIADQIPPEELEGKKFIFVVNLKPKKFSGVESQGMLILAETEDGKVYLIPVPEEVPVGARVW